The Argentina anserina chromosome 5, drPotAnse1.1, whole genome shotgun sequence genome includes the window GTAGGCATATCCGATGGCCGAATGGGGCTTACATGTTCAAAACCACATAATATTACCGGATGAGGGTGTGCGGTTGAATCTAAAAAAGGAATTTTAGAAGATTCCTGTCAAAAGGTTTCCGTTTAGTTAAAACGCGTGTTTTCTGTTAACTCGTGAAATTAAAAGTCAAACGAGGTTTAAAATTGACGAAATTTTGACAGGATACTCTAATAAATATGCATATCACATGGGCTGGTGCCGATCTACCATATTCATTACTTAGATTTTCGATTATCAAAATGACCACTAATATAGTATATTTTTTATACTATACTTGAGTTACACTTCTAAGTTGTAACATTacgaagcgactatatgaaggaaacgtCTCGTGCTCAATCGACACCACACGATGTGATCGttacatataattatacatatggtaaaaaaaattattgaatttcGTAGTAATGTAGTATAACATTAATTTGTATTAGATAATATGTAAATGTGTCATGTGTGTGTTTGTAGACAAACTACACTagagaataaaaaaatttaaattcaacCGTAGGATATCATTGATATATTGTACTATAGTCATGGTAGAAATTTCACTATTTGTTAGTAATGTCTAAATCTCATACCTTTTAAGAGGGGTTGTTTTTACCAAATATAACTATTTGAAAACTTTTATATCACTATATAGAGTGCATCAATGGTATTCTGTAGTAATTTTCGTGAAATTTTTCGGGACACTTAAAATGATTTTTAATAAGTTTTTAAAGTTGAGAATCCATATAAAagattaaacacaaaataaggTGGATAAATAAGCGGTCAGTGACACATATCCATTCTTCGATTTTTGGGATTGCAATACTctaaaaatcacaaaaaatagttttttttctttaaaaaattgTCCGAAAATTACTATGATAATTTACTCTAGGCACCCATGTCATCATCTCCGATCTAGAACTGTCGACACCGCCACGGCCAACCTCTCTCAGCTGCTCACATCAACTCTGGCGGTTTTTCCAAGAATCTCGAGGACCTCCTCTTCCGATGTTGAGCGCTTCCAGTAGTGGTAGCGCCGAAGAACTCGAGCTCGTCGTCAATGCTATCATCATTGATCCCGTGGAAGAAATTGTAGCGGTTTCTGATCTAGGCTGAAGCAGCCACGTCGGCGCCCTCCTAGCACTACCTAGCGAGGATGATGCAACTTCACCTAGCGATGATGATGCAACGCTGGCTTTGAGCCATTGACGAAGGACAGGCGCGGCACAACGATCTGGGCAATCTCATCGATTTGGGTTTCACCGTGTAGAAGTCGACAATACCGATCATGCCGCCGTTGTCGGAGTCGACGTCACTTTCCCCTGCAGTTCCTACTCCCGTTGCATCGCCATCCACGGCCTCGCCGGTATCATCAATCTCAGTAGCTCGAGGTTCCTGCAGTCCACCAATTTGGACATGTTCAATATAAAGGTTGTTTTTGAAGAGGAAGATGGCGGGACTGCTCTGTCGGCCTGGGTGCGTCTTTGATTTACTTAGAGAGCTTCGGACAATGTTGCCATGGAAGAAAAGGAATCAGAAGGACCAGTAGGAAAGAGAGAGACCAGGGGATCTACCACGCGTTTGGAGCTAGAGAAGTAACAGAGCGTGTGCCACGCGCCGTTAGTGGTCATAGGGTGAAGGTTCACAGGGTGGACTGAAGAACCTCCGCTTTACAATATAATCACCTGCGTATGTAAGTTACCTCTTATTCTGAAGATCTTGCCACATTGTTCTTTAGccatatattttgataatgTCTTGtagccaaaaaaaaatgtggtTGCACTTTCCTGACTGCAATCTGTGCCCTTCAGTTTGTTCTTGCAGTCTTTGCCCAATACCTGATCTTTGTTGAATGTCTGTCCAACttgatttaaatttattagttGGTAGAATGAAAAGATTCTTAACTTCAGCCGCTAGCATGCATCATTCAGTGCATGACTCCTGAACTTCTACCATCCAAAAATTTAAAGAAAGTATGAGGCTTCGTAATTTTTCTTCACTATTGTTTGTTTAGTCTGCATGTTTATCCTGTTTCGGTATATATACCCATGTCTGAGTTCTCTTGAAGATGCCAGATGTAGTGGTTGATTATGACCTTCAAATGGAATGTGGAAGATCATACAACAGCAGAATATTCTTCATTAAAGAACAAAGGTTTTCTATGGAGCAGCTTCTTCATCAATCAGTGAGCAAACTTTAGATACATACATGGAATTCTGCAAATGAAGCCAGCCTTGACGATCAGCAGTTGAGGAATGATCTTTCAGAGTTTTATGCTTGTGGAGCAGAATAATATCTCTTCTTATGATCCTGGTACTAAATGGACTGTTGTATACTCTGACGGAAACGGGAAAGAGAATTCAAACCCTGGATTGCTTCTTCTGCATGgagcttatggtgagaattcACGTTCACTTAATAACTTGGCAAAATTTTAATAACAGTCCACCAATTTTCCCTCACTAATAATCAAAATGTATTAACTTTATAAAATAACGCTTTAGTACATGAACTAACAAACTCCGTATCATTCTTGTACATGTAGTTAACTTTTCCCGTTAAGTGTCATATTTTGAGGGGCAAATTGATCAACCTGCTTGCTATGTCTACTGTAGCTTAAGTGAAAGATAGTTGCCCAGAAAATCTCAATCTTTATACACAGTGGGGTGACCGATCCATTAAAGTGATGCAGTCACATATTTCCATCCGAATCTAATTGATACAATATTATCCTATAATTGATTGATGATAGGTGATTACAAGTGTGTAATTGATGATTCCAACAATCAATCGGATTGAAGAACAACATAAGTTATGCACGTGGATATAGCCATATCAGTAGGACAGTAGGTAGTCAATGAAAGAGATCGAGTGGTTAATGGGGAAGATTGATAAACATCACCTGAATCTAGTTTAGCAGAAAACCTTTACTTTCTTTAAGCACCACCACAAGCTCACATCTTGCATACAACTACAACAATTCACAAAACACAAGATGAAGCTCTGTGAAAAATTGAATTGTATATTAAAAAGGTTTTATTGATAGTGTGTACTAAAAGTGGGTTAAACTTGTTAGTTCATGTACTAAAGTCTTATTTCACAAAGTTAACACACCTTAATTATTAGTGAGGCAAAATTGATGTActattcttaaaattttgccTAATAACTTTGATACTGCGCCCCTTAACGATGATTCTTTTGTATAATTTCTAGAGTTGGAGGCGGTGGAAAGAAGTGGCATCACGATAAAGATGTCTAAAGAAGATTAATTCTAGGAAATCATATACTGTGCCAGTTTCGTTATTGACAAAGAAATCATCCACGAAAAAGAGCTTGCCGCAGCGGGTTATAGTGCTGGAGACTTGTAGTTGCTTCAGCCATCAATTGATGCCCGAATTTGTTTAGTGCTGCATCTTTGAAGGTGAACAGGGATCTTCATGTCTGTTGTTGAAGTATTTGCTTGGTTGAGTGGATTCTTGCTCAGTTGCTCTATTTTTTGGGTATCCCAGCTTGAAGATCACCACATCATACTCATTGACAATTTTAATGACTCAAGCGCGCACTAGAGACTGCATTTCGTACTCAGTATTCAGTAGTTCTCACTATCGGATCTTATGAGGGCAATGAAGTGGATATTAATTTCTTACTCGGTACTGAATCTGTGAATCATTCTAATAATAAACTCTCAGTGAAAGATCTTGCATTGTATCGTTATTACCATCACATTTTCGGACATCTGGAATATTGGAATGTCAAGATTGTGGTATCCGCTTCAACCATGCAACAGCCTTCTAGTAGATTTCTAATAATCACATCATCTGATGCTTATAGACCAGAAAGAAACTTTCACATAAGTAACAACCTCTAGTTGTACTTGTCAGGCTAGTCAGTAATACTATTCCAACCGGAACTATCGACTTGGGATTATGGAGCCTTAAATTGCTATTGCAAAGATGCTACAATGGCAAAATGTGACTTTGTTTGGACCAAATTCGTTCTACCAAAATTAAGTTTACATGCAACTGAAGGCGTATGTAATGCAGTACGTAACCATTAGAAGTTTCAAATTATCATCTATCTTGTCAGTCCTAAATTTAGTTTAGTGCTTGCTCAACGGCTCGGCTACTAAACTTCATCCATTACAAGACGCTAAGATCCAATATGGGTCAAAATTGTACCACTTAACATTGAACTTTCTGCATCTCGATCTGATGTAGAACAGATGGCACGGAGAATCGAAGAGCAAATTGACCAACGCAAGAAAGGGAGACCGGTATTGTTCATGTTTGGGCTACGAGCTCATAATAAGGTGAATGATACCTTTTTGGAAACCAGTCTTGGTAGATTTCAGAACTTCTCGTGGATTTGAGAAACCAGTCTTGTGTATTCAAGGCTACCGTTAGTGGATTCTAACGGATTAGCTCCGCTGCATTACGATTGGTCATGAACAAAATAAAACAGATTTCACTTGAACATTATAAGACACTTTCGGCATACTAATTACCAGGGCGGATCCAAGTCTTTACCTGGTGGGGCTCAAGCCCAACCGaagatttttgaaaaaaaatactagGTATATACTTCATCAACAATTAGTCCAGACAACCTCATAGCCATCTGATTGTTAATGAAGATATTCGACGAACGAAAAGTATAATTATTAAAACATGATAGTAGATACTCAATATTTTCTCTTTGGCAAAGAGCCTACATCCTCGACAGAAATTATATCTTCTCTAGTCAATAAGGATCTTTGTTCTTGTTTGCTTCAGCTCTCATCTAACCCTCTTTCTTCATCAACATTCTCAATTCCAATTCTGCTCTCGATTTTTTCTGATGGTTTGATTGGATTACTCTCATGGCCACCACCGGGAACAAGAACATTAATGCCAAAATGGTCCGACCTCGAGAACCCTCTCTCATTTTGagcttgttttgttttcaattatgAGATTCTGAATTTATGATTGgtttggttttgaattttgaggTGTGTAATTCGATGGGAATTCTAATATGAGTAACTAGGTTTGATTTAGATTGTTGATTAGTGTTGTGATTTGATACGGGTCTGATACTCTGATTTGAGGTGTTGTGAGCtgtaatgttttttttattgttttggttGATGATCTAGCTTGAGGTTTTAGAACCCTGAAATTGTATGTCTGACTATGATTGTGTAATCAGTCCTCAATTTGTTTGGACACACCAGTGGCATTGCTTCAATCAGCTTTGATTCCTCAAAGGTCTTAATTGATGGTGGGGCTACAAGTGGTACCATTAAGCTTTGGGATTTAGTCATTTAGAGGAGGCTAACTGGCTAAGAGTATGTTTTGCTTCCTTCATTATTTTCCCACCACCATATTCATAATTAAGTCCATCCTCTGATTACTTGCTTTTGCAATCTAGTTGGAATCAGAGCTTAGTGGTTAGTGTCACATATCTAATTGTATATATGTTGACTCCCATCCTTTTGGAGAGTTTTTTGCATCCTGTTCAAAAATTGCCCAATTTCTAGGGCCAATTTAGAGAGCCAAAATACTGTAAGTATAATCTTTTAGGTTCTatcacaattaatttgatattatTGTATTGGTATGGTTATTGCTACTGTGTTTGTCTACATTTTGTTTGATACAAGGATTGTTCTCAATCTATAGGTgttatttaataaaatgtcTGATTCACTGCCGAAACCAAAGCGATTCAAACAAATCACTACATGGTTTCCAATTACTAATGCTTCATCTTCAAGTTCAAATCCGATTTCTAATCCTTCCATAGTTTCTACAGACTTTGATGATGCACCACAACCTTTAGAGTCTCCAGTCAGTCCAGTGGTTGATTTTGATCCTCCAATTTTTCCAATGGATGATTCTCATCCTTTAGAGCCACCAAATAGGATCAATGCTCTTGAACGTGATTCGGGATTACGTCGTCCTATATGGAAATATGATGTGAATTAGCGTGATAGTGTTCATAAATCCTACATTTTGTTGGGGCCATTTCAACCTAAGTTGTCATTTCCTTTGTCAAATCATGTGGGTCAACAACGAAGATTCCAATATTCTTGGTTCAAGGATAGTCCATGGCTTGAGTATTCAATTGCTCTTTATAGAGCATATTGCTTTCCTTGTTACCTTTTTGACACTTTAGACTCTCACCATCATACATTCACTATGGAAAGGtttaaaaattgaaagaagGTTAGTGCAGGTGATAATATTCTATTGAAACATGTGGGAGGCATTACATCTCCACATAATTCTGCAATGCAAAAATGAGATTTGTTAAGAAGCCGAAATAAAGGCATTGAAGCAGTTCTTGAGACAAAAGCAGTGAAGGATGTCGAAGACAATTAGTTGAGGCTTACGGCTTCAATAGAAAGTGTGAGATTGCTAGCCAAACAATGAGCTCCTTTTAGAGGCCATGATGAATCTAAAGGCTCCTTGAACCAAGGATATTTTCTTGAAGTTCTAAAATCTCTTACAAGAATGAGTGTCGATGTTGAGAGAGTTGTGTTGAATGCTCCTGGTAATGCTAAGTATAGTAGTCCAACAATTTAGAAGCAAATCTTAAATATCCTTGGTCATTGAGTGAGGACCAAGATACGTGATGAAGTTGGGCTTTCCAAGTATTGTATTCTTGTTGATGAAGCAAAGGATGCTTCTGGTCAGGAACATGTGGCAATTATTCTGCGATTTGTTGATTCACAAGGCTTGATTCGAGAATGATTTTTTAAGCTTGTGAGTGTTCCTGACACAACCTCACAATCTCTTAAAAATGAAATCTCAAAAGTTCTTACTATGTACGATCTTCAAGTAAGTAACATGAAAGGCCAAGGGTATGACGGTGCTAGTAATATGAGAGGTATTTATAGGGTGTTGCAAACATTGTTTCTTGAAGAATGTCTATATGCATATTTTGTGCATTGTTATGCTCATCCTTTTCAGTTGACATTAAATGCTACAGCTCAAGGGGTACCTGAGATTTGGCAATTTTTTAtaacattgagtttgattGTGAATTTTGTTGATGCTTCTGCTAAGCGACATTCGGCATTGAGAGCTACGAGAAAGGAGAAAATTGCAGAATTGGTAGCTTGTGGGGAGCTTCAAACAGGCAATGGTGCAAATCAAATTTGTACTTTACAACGAGCAGGTACTACTCGATGGAGCTCTCATTTTCGTTTTATTAAGAGTTTAATTGAATTGTATAGTTCAGTTAAAAAGACTCTTAATGTTATGATTGATCAAAGAGTAGAAGGAGAAGCTGAACCTATTCTTAAGCTTTAAGATCTTTCGATTTTGTGTTCTGCTTGCTTCTTATGAACAAAGTAATGAGAATTACAGAACTATTTTGTCAGACATTGTCGTGGAAATCTCTCGACTTTGTGCAGGCTATGAACTTTGTTAGAATGACAAAGTCGCTCCTTCAGGAGATGAGAGATGAAGGATGGGATGATTTGCTCAGAGATGTGAGATCTTTTTGTGAAAAGCATGAACTTGATATGCTTCATTTGAGTGCTCGTTACAAATTTAGAACCGGTCGTGATTGTCAACAAAAGAATTTCATTTCAGTTGAGCATCACTATCGTGTAAGATTGTTCAATGTTTTGATTGATTATTAGCTGAGTGAGTTGAACAGAAGTTACTCAGACCAGACATCAAAACTCCTTACACTTAGTTCAACCTTTGATCCTCGTGATGACTTCAAGAGTTTCAAACTGAAGATATTTGCAATCTTGCAAAGAATTTTTATCCTGCTGATTTTGATGATGGTGAAATGTGTACTCTAGTATTAGAGTGTGCATATTATGAGAATGATATGCGTAGtgatctgaaattcaagaagtTGGAATCCATAGCTGAGTTATCACACGCTTTGGTTCAAACAAGGAAGTCTCAATTTTTCCCTATGATTTACAGATTAATTTGTCTAGTTTTGACTATTCATGTGTCTACGGCAACCACTGAAATGACATTCTCAGCTATGAATACCATCAAGAATAGACTTAAAAATAAGATGGAGGAtgattttattgatgattgtatGGTTCTCCACATTGAGAAGGAGTATGGTGATTCTGTTGACAATGAGATGGTGATTCATGACTTTGAAAATTTATCGAACCGTAGGGTTAGATTTACCTAGGTTATTCTTATATTCTATTTGATGGGTAAGGATTTTCCAATGTATATGTGTTTCCCAATTAATATAAGTGTCTCGCACTGCcgagaattttttttacttgatagaaaactcaaacccACCCGAATTCCAATTCCTAGATCTGCAATTAATAATTACAGTGTTTCACATCGTATATGGAAAAGGAACAATACTATCATACACTTTTTTTTGGATATAATACCCTATCATACATTTATACACTTGCCGTTACTTATTTGTAAGTTTTccaaattaaattacattaaTAAAAAAGAGGTTGTTGGGTGCCAGACTTCTCTTTGCAAATTAATGTTCTTTGTTCAAACCCAGAAACTTTCCGTAAGATTTTATATTAACACCAAGATATATAAACCTGAAaaagaaatacataaataatcaGATTAATATAACAAAATGATCTCAAGAATGATATTATAAAAGTCCAAAAGAGAGTGGTTGTCAGAACCTAAACTAATGATCAGATTAATATAACAATATGATCTGAAGTATAAAAACTATGTATGCCAAATCATTGTGCATATCTTTATGGTGTAAGCATGGCATGATGACGGTACCTCCACAATAGTTTAATACAGTAGCAGGTTCTTCTCCAAAAGTAACTCAGAAGGCCATACATGTGATAATACATTCTTCCTTTAACTTGTTCTTCATCTGCTCAAACAACTATGAATTCAAAAAAGAATGGTCAGATTCTATCAAACATAAGAAACAATGGGATGCTCTCGATCTACCTTGTACGTAACTTTCAACTAATTCTCGACTTAAACGTGGTTGAATACTTAATCGCATATCTAACTGGCTGCCCCATTGCCTCAGTCTCGCTCTTTGATCCTTGAATATtcaaatgaaagaaacactacTTATATAGCAAGTATATATAGTGACAGCAACAAATTTACATCTAGCTATCTTGCTTCTTCTCTTTGAATGAAAACCGAGTAAGCGCATTCTTGCAGGGCCGGACCTGAGATTTTGAGACATAAGGCAAGTTTCATAAATGGTGCAATTGGTGCCCTCTCAAAATAACTCCATTAAACTTGTTGTTTAGTTTTAATTCTATTTTGTTACTGACAGAataccatatatgtatataacatatatatttaagataTTTGAAATTCTCCAACGATGAGATGTCTTGTATATATTTAGATAATATAATACAAATTAGACACATCGGTACGTAAAGTTTGTAGTTTGTAAGATAATTCTCCTTAAATTGTAGATTTTTTTCTGTTGCAGACAACTTTGTCAGAACTAAAATTTAATATGGTATTACAAACTCCAAACTAAGatgattttcatatattagAGGGTTTATCATTGAaattgctctctctctctctctctctctctctctctctctctctctctctctctctctctctctctctctctctctctctctctctctctctctctctctctctctctctctctcacccacCTTGACCTTGGTGCCTAAGGTGGTTGCCTCTTAGACCTCCCCTTAGGTCCGGCCATGCATTCTTGCAAATTAAAGTAACTGTATATATACATCCTTTTTGAATAATCTGGCTCTTTTATGCAACCTTTTTGAACgaagacatatatatactttgtTCATGCACTTTTTTGAAGAAAACCACTggatttttataaaaataaaatcaatgcCAGAATATCATTAGATACCCATCTGTTATCATTTACATATAGATAACAAGTTATAAGAGACAGGTCATGACGGTACATATTATATGTCTACTCATTCAACATGAAACTCAACTTATTCAAGCATGTCTATTCTACAACTAATCTAGAATGAAAATAGACAAAATAATGCCTAAATTACAACTAGACAGTATAAAATAGACAAAAACCATCATGCACTTTAGATAACACGTAAGATTTAAAGCTCTTTACAAGTAGGATTGAAGTTTTAAATTTGACTATAAGGAAGCCTACACGGCACAACCACAATGATTTCATGTTTCTGTCCGTACCGCAATATTAGATTAAGCTAGCTAGACAAAGAAAGGCCAACAtgaatatctatatatatataaaggctCATACTTCTCATTGCCTtattattgaattcattagTTAAAACGTTTGGAACATATAAATATAAGCTCGTTTGGACCTATGGGTAACTAACTAGCTACCAGTTATATACCTCTTTTCTTTGCTCGTCTATTATGGCAAAGGTATGCCCTGGTGGAGCTcctcaagttcctacttgagCTCAAAGAGAGAAGTCACATATACCATTTGGATGAAATCACTTGTATGCAATACAAATGGTTGCACCGTCTATGATTCCTATGGTGAGATTGTTTATCGAGTTGATAATTATGACAAAAAGCGCAGTAATGaagttcttctcatgaatctccAAGGAAAGCTTCTTTATACAATTCGTAAAAAGGTATATCTATGCGCACTTCATGTAGTTCAATTCGctcataataataaataaattcgtTGCTCTTTTTAGGATCTAGAAATTGCAATATATGAGATTTTCTTGAATAGTGGACATTGATGGAGGAATTGTTGCAGAGGTGAGTCTAAgcttctctttgtttttttttcttaaatacATAAGAAGATTTAACACTAGCATATATCCTTTATTTGCAGGCAAGGAAGAAACTATCATCGTCTGGGATAGTTCTGGGGGAAGATGTATTATCTTTGGAGATGAAGAATCATATGGACCACTCCCTTATAATGGCTATTGTAACTGCCTATATATGGATTAATTTGTCGCAAAATGTGTTAGCGTGAGTTAAGAGCTGGATCAGCTGTGTTGGAAGAGCTGGTAAAGCATGAgcatgttactcatggtggTGTTAAAAGCTAGGTTTAATCATTATGATTAGTGCTAACAGCAGTGCAATATTTCTCTAATCtttcctataaatagatagCTTAGCCTTGTATCAATTCACTCAATATCAATACAAATCTCAATAttcaacttggtatcagagccgtttttctttttctgggttttttagTCGGGAAGTGGACTTACCTCCATCGTtggcattttttttcttctgccGTTTGGCATAGGTGCTTTGCCAGACGCCCGGATAAGCGCAGCAACAACCTGCCTCATCTGCCAATTTTTTCCCTCCTGCAACCCGAACCCGAAACTCCACTTTCGGCTGACCTTGTCCACTTTTGGCACTCCCTTACGACGTCGCATCTGCCCTCCGACGTCGCCACTGCCCTCCGACGCCGCTTCCAATCACCCGGATCGGCCCCGACGCTGCGTCCAGTCCCGTCGACTTCCACACCGACCGACGCCCTGCTCCCTCGGCGACGACGTGCTGCTCCGATCGGTGTCCCCCTTTCTTCTGCACACAACAATTTTCAGAAAAGGACCGAACAAAAAAGGGGAGTCTTTTCTCATCACCAAAGCCAACTGACGTCTTTCATTTTACATTAAGTCGACCCGACTCGTTTCTGcactcgacccgacccgacccgacccggcacATTTTTCTATTGTCTTGGTTGTCAGTGCAAGTTCACCGCCAGTGCCAGTACACCCGAGGCAGGTTCATatcagtatttttttttttcgctgCATAATTGCTGatttgtgatttgatttgatttgcaATGACTTCTGGAGACGAATGAGAGAGTTCTCCGGTCCATGATGTTCAGAAATTTGAAGTCTCTGTCAAGAATTTTGAAAGTGGTTCCTTTGGGGGAGCCAAACTCAAtgggaccaatttccgtaaatggaaaagAATCATAACAGCCCATCTCTGAGGAATGCACAAGATagggcatgtaaccggagtaacTAAGGCTCCCAATATAGATAAtgttgttgcctacactaagtgggacgatGATGATGGTCTTATAATGTTTGTCTTGTTCAAAGCTATGAATGAGGAGATAGTTGACCTGGTGGCGGAATGTGATACCGCGCATGAAATATGGAAGACATTAGAAgtcttatatactaatgactctgattttatacaggttcatgagttaatgtgcacagctttggcgATGCACCAAGAGGGGCAACCGGTGgcacaatatttcaccaagctgaaaaatatatgggctgagattgatgtgaaacgtccttgcatgatcaagaatctggaggatattgtttggtaccaaaaagagaaggagcttgagcgagttcaccatttcctgaaaatGTCTTGATGTTAaacataacagtgcgaaaAGTGAGCTGCTCAGAAAGACAGAACCCCCTAGCCTAATCACAGCTTTCACATTTATCtgtaaggatgagtctcagcaagAGAGTCTTCAtaagacacaagttgaagtttctagcCTTACTGTTCAGGCTAGATCTCCAGCACATTCCCTTCAGCAAGCAACTTCAGCTCCACTTCATaagcaaggaccaccaccaggcttcagGAATctgccccgcc containing:
- the LOC126795426 gene encoding uncharacterized protein LOC126795426; protein product: MKGQGYDGASNMRGIYRVLQTLFLEECLYAYFVHCYAHPFQLTLNATAQGVPEIWQFFITLSLIVNFVDASAKRHSALRATRKEKIAELVACGELQTGNGANQICTLQRAEFQTEDICNLAKNFYPADFDDGEMCTLVLECAYYENDMRSDLKFKKLESIAELSHALVQTRKSQFFPMIYRLICLVLTIHVSTATTEMTFSAMNTIKNRLKNKMEDDFIDDCMVLHIEKEYGDSVDNEMVIHDFENLSNRRVRFT
- the LOC126795427 gene encoding LOW QUALITY PROTEIN: protein LURP-one-related 4-like (The sequence of the model RefSeq protein was modified relative to this genomic sequence to represent the inferred CDS: inserted 1 base in 1 codon; deleted 1 base in 1 codon; substituted 1 base at 1 genomic stop codon) — protein: MAKVCPGGAPQVXYLSSKREVTYTIWMKSLVCNTNGCTVYDSYGEIVYRVDNYDKKRSNEVLLMNLQGKLLYTIRKKKLQYMRFSXIVDIDGGIVAEARKKLSSSGIVLGEDVLSLEMKNHMDHSLIMAIVTAIYGLICRKMC